A stretch of DNA from Anopheles ziemanni chromosome 3, idAnoZiCoDA_A2_x.2, whole genome shotgun sequence:
AGACCGCCAAAATGCGGAGCACGTGGTGGAATgaatttccatttaatttcGTTGTTCGCACACCAGTTGAAAATCTCGTCCCGCTCTTGTTGAATGCATTTGAGCATCTTATAGAGGCGATGAAGCTCATGCGCGGCGCCCTTGAATGTCGTTGCATTATCGGAGTGAAGTTCTGAGATATTCCCTCTTGTTGCAACAAAACGCCGAAGTGCTGCCAGAAAGGACGTCGTCGTGAGATCACCCACTAATTCAATGTGTACCGCCCTGGTCGTACGCCGTACTATGTACGCCTTCGTCGGGCTGCGGTTCCGAATCGTTGACTTTAGTAAGACTGGTCCGCAGTAGTCAATTCCACTGACAGCAAACGGTCTCGTAGGTGTTACCCGTGAAATTGGGAGGTCCGCGATGCTTTGCTTCACCAATGTTGGCTTCGCCTTGAAACATTGTTGGCAATGGTGGTAAACAGACTTAGCGAGACTGCGCCCGCCAATTATCCAAAATCGTTGACGTAGTGTGGCTAATAATAACTGAGGTCCGGCGTGCAATAATTTCAAGTGATACGCGACTGTCAATAACTTGGCCAATGAATGATTACTGGAGAGCAGAATCGGGTGTTTGGTCGCGTCCTGAATCTGCGCATTGTGAAGCCGACCACCGACTCGCAGTAATCCCTTTGAGTCAACAAAGGGCGATAGCCACCGCAGCTTCGACGTTTTCGGAATCTCCTTGCCATGCTTTGCGGTATGCAGTTCCTCTGCAAAGCTATCCTCCTGCGACAACCGGCACAACTGGATTTCAGCCTGGAGAAGTTCTTCCCGTGTTAATGGTGGCACTCTCTCAACCAGTGACAGCTGTTCCGGTGAATTTCCGTCTTCCGTGGTTCTGAATGCGCCGCGTCCTGTCAGGCAATGAATAAAACGCAGACAAAACGCCATAGATCTGCGAAGGCGATGGTATGCCGAGAATGATGCAAAGAGTTTGTTGCTGAAATCTGCCGTCGTTGATACAGCAACCACACGTGGCGTCACTGCTCTTTCCTCCGATACACAATCTCCTTCCTCTGTAGATGGGTTGTGCACAGGCCAGCTTTCTTCGTTGTAAGACAACCAGTGCGGGCCATGGAACCACCGATCGCATTCCAATAGTTTATCTGCATGAAGACCGCGCGAGATGTCATCTGCAGGATTATCTGTGCCCGGAACATGCTTCCAGCACGTAATGCTGGACTCCTTCTGTATGAGAGCCACCCTATTTGCCACATATGGTTTCCAACGTCGAGGTGAGGAATTCAACCAATGTATCACGGTCATGGAATCGGTCCAGCATACCGTGGATTGTATAGTAATGTTTAAGGATTGGCTGACCTTCCGGTATAAGTGTGTTGCCAGTCGAGCCGCACATAGTTCCAATCTAGCGATAGAATGCGGGTTATCTAATGGAACGATTTTGGATTTGGCTGCCACGAGTTGAACAGAAATCCCGTCTCGATTTACAGTTCGAAGGTAGCAGCATGCTCCAAATGCAGCTTGGGATGCATCTGCAAAGATGTGTAGTTGTATGCTCGTGGGTTCCCGGCTTGATATGTAACGCGGGATGCGTACTTCCCGAAGAAGATGTAATGTAGAATAAAACTTGTGCCATTCCTTTTGGACCTGTGATGGCAGCTCAACGTCCCAGTCCCAAGCTTTCCCGTCTTGCTTTAGCAACCAAAGCTGTTGCATGAATAGCTTGGCTACTGTTATGGCTGGTCCCAACAATCCGAGTGGATCAAATATCTTTGCAATGTAAGACATTGTTATCCTTCGTGTCCATATTGGTGCTGTAGATGGAAGATCGATCCGGAACCGAAGCAAGTCGAGGGCTGGCTCCCATACAAGCCCGAGAGTGGATACACATTGCGCGTCTCGTAATTCGTATGTTGGTAAGATCGCTACGTCTTCTGGTGGAATGCGAGAGAGCACTTCAGGTATGTTCGATGCCCACTTTTTTAGCGATAAACCAGCTGACTGCAGCATTTCTGTAACTTGGCTCACTATTTCGATTGCATCTGTTTGATCGTCAGCACCGGTTAGTAGGTCATCCACGTAGAAATCGTACAGGACAGGGCTAACTGCGCGTGGATATTGCTCCCCATGATCGTTTGCAATCTGCTTCAGAGTTCGTGTAGCTAAGAATGGTGCCGATGCCGTGCCGTAGGTAACCGTTTGTAGTTCGTAGGTGCTTATGGGTTCTGCGGAATTTTCTCTGTACCGAATGCGAAGAAAATTCTTGTCTTGGGCGTGATGAAGGAATTGACGATACATTTTCTCCACGTCTGCAGTAATTGCTATCGCATGAGCCCGAAAACGCATGACAATCGAAAGCAGATCTTGCTGTACTACCGGACCGATGAGCAAAGTGTCGTTTAGTGAAAACCCGGAAGTTGTCTTGCAGGATGCATCAAAGACAACCCTAACCTTAGTGGTCGTACTGGTCTCCTTTACTACTGCATGATGCGGCAGATAGTAATGCGGAACTGAATCATCAACGGGTTCGCTAAGTTTCTTCATGTGCCCCAAACGCTCGTAGTCCTTCATAAACTTGATGTATGCCTCTTTCATTTGCGGGTTGGAATTCAGCCGACGTTCCATTCCCGCCCACCGGCGATCGGCGATCTCCTTGGAAGCTCCTAAAATTGTATTGGCATTCGAGTTAAACGGTAAACTAACCACATACCTTCCCGCAGCGTCCCGAGTCGTCGTAGAAACGTAATGTTTCTCGCAGAGGTCCTCCTCGGCCGAAAACGTTGCTTCGTTGGGAAGAGTTTCGCATTCCCAGAACCGGTTCAGGATCACTTCCAGTGGGGTGTTTGACGTAGCCACATGGCAAATTCGTGGAGCCTCCTTTGCAGCTTGGGCAGTGTTACCCGCGACGACCCAACCGAAGGGAGTCTCGACCAGCCACGGACGTCCCTTGCCAAGCGACCGTTTCCTTCCGGAATGAATCTCCCAGAACGCATCTCCCCCGATGACGATGTCAATTCTGCCTGGGATGTAGAACGATGGATCCGCCAAAACTGCATCTACCGGCATCCTCCAGGAAGACACGTCAGTGGGAGTCGTTGGGATGTCCGCCGATGGGTTATTCAGGATCAGGAATTCCATTTGAGTCGCGAATGGTTGTATCTTCGACTGGACGGTTGCCACAATCGACCCGTTCACCAACTGCGACGCCATACCGATGCCAGAGATGGAAACGTTGACCTTAGACCGAGAGGCCATTAATTTCCGAGCGAACGCTTCCGAGATGAAGTTAGACATCGATCCGGAATCGAGAAGCGCTCTCGCCTCGTGCCTTGTTCCGTAGTCATCGACGAGATGTAGCACCGCCGTCTCAAGGAACACCGTTTCGTCTTCCGAGTTCACTCCCATCGATATCGTCGAAGAAATGTGTAGCAGTGAATGATGACGCTCCCCACACGTGCGACAGGATCGATCCGACTTGCAGTCCTTCGCTAGATGCGTATTGCTTAGGCAATTCCAGCAACAGCGCTTCTTTGCCACGATGTCGCGTCGCTGCTGCACATCCTTGCCGTTGAATATTGGACACATGCGTAGCGAGTGATTTTCAGCGCACTCCAATAAACACCGTGGTTGCCCCGAGGATTTGTGAATGGCTGCGGTGTTTGTAATGGCTCTCCGTGAGGTATTTTGCCGTGCGTTTCCGGCCACCTTAATCGTCGAATCCTCTACAATGGTAAGGCTTTTAGTGGATTTGAGGATCTGGATCCGATCTTCGACAAATTTCATCAGTTCCTGATATTTGTCCCGCTCGAAGTGGACGGAATGCTTCTCCCACGCAAGAATGGTCTCGCTGTCGAACTTCATCAGCAGCATGTTGGACAAAGGAGTATCCCATGCCTCCACAGGTTCTTTCAGCTTGGCCAAACCATTCAAATGCCGTGTGAATTCATCCACTAAATTAGTTAGATCTTCGACGCTCTCTGATTTTACcaccggaagaaaatgaagtttCCGCCAATACTCACGAATAAGGCTACGTGTATTGTCGTATCTTTTCAACAGCGCCTTCCAAGTGACCGCgtagttttcgtttgttaacGGTGTGTGCTCGAAGGGTAATGCAGCGTCGCCCTTTAAAGATGACAGTAGATACTGCAGTTTAGCAATCGATGACAATTCTGCCGAATCATCGATCATCGATACAAAACGGTCGCGAAACGAGAGCCATTTTGTAGAGTCACCGTCAAACGTAGGCAATTCGATTTTTGGAAGCCGAAGATTGGTTGCAGTTGGCCGTCCAAATGCCATTGTTGAGTTTGCCAGCATCGAAGAATCTGGTGTCTCCTTCGGAAGATTCGTCCGCAAGAATGCCTTCAAACGTTGGCAACGCTCCTCCATGTCAATCCTATCGCTGATACACGATTCCAACGCTTCACTGCTATCATCGAGTTCTTCTAATTTCGCCATCGCTGCGAAGAAATCCTCCTTTTGCTGCTGAAGCCTCTCCAATGCACCTGGAAGCTGACCCACTTCATCCTTGGAGAACGTGGTCACAAATCTTTCAAGCGATTTGATATTCTCCAACGCAACCTTCTTTTTATGCTGAGCCGCTTTgagttttttctccatttctcttaaaagttttttgttttcactgtgGCCTTTTTTCGCTGTCCCCCAAGGGTTAACCGGTGACGCGCTGGAAGATCAAATGCGCGCGAACTCTCTCAAACTTTGATGGCGCGCAAAACGTGATGGCGGTTAGATGATGCAGCACTATCGAGATGCGGTGAGATGCGTAGGCGACTCTCACTAACTTCGTATTGTGTGCACTCTTTCTCACTGCACTGTTGTTTGCGTTGCACCCGTTGTGCAAATCCCTTGCGTTGCACTCGTTGTGCAAATCCTTTGCGTTGCACTCGTTGTGCAAATCAGTGTTCACAATTGACGAGGAACTCGTCGAATGTTCTCCTAACACTTGCTTCGCGGTCTTGACGTCGTGAAcgtcgaagaaaacaattgtcCGTAAGACACTGCGTACGTCGTAGACGTAAACCGAGATAATTGTTCGTAAAACAATTACTGAGTAAAACTTTCACTCAACACGAAaaatccggttcgaaggaccaaATGTATGAATTTTCGGATGGTCTTCGTGCTGTGCAATTAAACCTTACACTTTGAGCTccagtttgctactgtttattAATCTGTCAAATATAGTTCATTCGCGTTACCTTATAATTCATTTGACTTAGTTCctatttcccttttcattAATCCTTTTCGTTAATCCTTTTTTCTATGCCAATGATATCCGCCAGAATGTAGGCAACATACTTGACTTTAATTTCCCACACATGTCAACATAACAACAAACAATCATAGATTGAAAAGCCATTGCCAGCAAAGTTTTGCTTGCGATACCTTACTTGTTAAAtgtgttcttcttctttcagtTCATTTTCTTCAAGTAATGCAGTTTGTTTACCAAATTGTTCTTCTTATGTATCAACATGAACCAGCACTGCTGCTAGAAATTTGTTTATCAGGTTCTCTTAAGTTATTTTTACTTCATGGCGACCAAAACAAGCCCAGCTGCGCGGATGCCAGTATCGTTATCGTTTCTCGCATCCGCAAACGGTTTCGGACGACAATGCAGGGGTGAACAACTTACTAAAGCGCtaaattgatttcaaaaattaataaatgtgGTTCGGaggaattgaaattaatttcaaaagtaaaaaaatgtatgaaatcAGCTATGATACAGGTTCATTAATATAAAATAGCCAACTATAATCTTTTAATTCAGAAGGACATATATTACGTTCAAAAGTAATAATGCATTACTAATAGCATAACGAAAAATATTATCTGTAAATTTGTTATTAacgattaaaatttcatttagtTTCAATTTCACAACATCTGGAACACACAACTGAACAACAGACGTTGCCAACCCCAGCATTGTTCCATATAAAAACGCTCCATCAAGCGGCTCAAAATGAAGGCGATCCAAGAGGACGAGTTTAGTGTTGAGTGTCGTGTCGGCGCGAAAAATCCTTCTCAAACATGTGTTCCAACATAAGAGTCGTTTGTTATCATTTTGTGCTATTCTGGACATTCCTTGGAAGTGTCTCTTGTTCTTCTGAATCAAATTCTACCGACAACTCGATCGCTGGGTACGGATTCGAAGTGATGATGGCCAAGCTGGACTACCTGCAATACAAGCTACACGAAATGGAGCTGGGGCAGAAGGAACGCGATGAAGAGTTTGCCGAGAAATTTACCAAATTTGAAGGCTCGATCGAAAACATTCAGTGGGCCATCACTCGCCACGATCAGGATGCTGGACACAACCTAACCGCACTCCAGGCCCACTCCCGGAAGATCCTTGCTCAACAAATAGCGTGTGCCAATCATGAAAAGATGCGGATGGAAATCTCACAGTTGACccaaaaattaaacttatCTATTGGTTCCTACTCTATGCTGTCAACTCGAGCTTTCAGCGTCAATTCCACCTATTCATCAGTGCCCTCTCGTCTGCGAGGATCGTTTAAATCGTGTAAAGAAGCTCCTGCAAATGTTTCTGGAGTCTATTGGATCCAATTGAGTGGAAATTCATTCACATTTGAAGCGTTTTGTGAACAAAATACTTTTGGTGGCGGATGGCTGGTTATTCAGTACCGCTATGATGGATCCCTGGACTTCTACCGGAACTGGACAGAATATCAACAAGGCTTTGGAAATACCAGCAAGGAGTTTTGGATCGGATTGGAGAGATTGTATCAACTTACATCGCAAGGGTCGTACGAGCTGTTGGTTGAACTGAAGGCTTTCAATGGTAGTTATAGATATGCTCATTATGATGAATTTCAGATCGGGAGCGAATCGGAGCAATATCCTCTGAAGAAATTAGGAACTTACAGTGGTACGGCATCCGACGCTTTGATCCGGCATGCTGGGAAGAAATTTACTACGAAAGACCGAAATAATGAATCTGGATCAAATACTGCTGTTCAATACGAAGGTGCCTGGTGGTATAGCAGTGGCAGTGATTCAAACTTGAATGGAAAATACAAGAACACAGACGATAGCAAATCAATGTTCTGGTCAAAAGGTCGAACAAACATCCAAGGGTGGGCATTTTCAAAATTGATGATTcgcaaaatttaaacaaataataatgtaCGTTGcatagaaaatattaaaacaatatACAGAACATAATTTTCTCCGATCTGTTCTATGAGAGtcacggttttgtttttgcttccaaGTTTGAACAAAAGCtctgtgtttttttgcaaatacCCAATCGTAATCGTTAATTGTCGTTGTGAAATAGTAAGAAaatgtgaataaaataaagtaataaGGGACTTTCAtactttattgattttttttaatttttacataTTGAAGCGTTTTACGCATTGAAGATGTTAGTCTGGAGGAAGTTATGAAGCATATTATAATGCAATGCATGCTAGAATCTGGACATGTTCTAGTAACATGTATCGCAGACATCTGTTTCAGACATCAGCATAAATTCGACCTATCATCATCTCGGGTGGTACAGCGTCATTATGCTCTGTGCATCTGTTCTTTGCTGGCAAACGCTCTAGGTAGATACTTCATTTAAGTGGCTGCCGCAGGTAGCAGAGATTGGCGAAATGCTTGTTTGATTGGACAATGTAATATCGCTCTCGATGCTTTGCGGTCTACAAGGTGTATTCCTTTTTGTCGTGTTCGTAAATGATGGTGAGAACTGACGGTGATGGAAACATGAACCATTTATTACCGTTACAAGTCAACTGAAGCTGGTGTTTAAAGTTATAAATGGAATATAATGTTTGTTGCATAATATATGTAGTGTATATGGAATATAATGgttgtttaaattgtttaagcCTCAAGTTTCCTAATAAGAACTATTTTTCCAGAACACCgaatatttgaatatttagGAAAAAGGGTTAGACTGTATAAAAAGTAGCGATGACAGCTCGTGTGAACGTGATTTCTCTCGCATTGAAAAAGAAGTTTGCTCGttcacagtaaaaaaaaaaaaattcgacTATACTAAATGGCTTTTTTAGAGAAGTAAGTTAAAATACACCAGACTTTGCAGATTTATTCTTTCGCCAAAATAATTAACTCCCAATGAACTCTCATTACTCTCCATTGTCCGGTTGTGTGTTCCATGTAACCgagtaaattaaattgtgcACATTTCATCGTCCCTTCCTTATTGTTTCAACTCCTCCGATGAAAACTACGAGGAATCTTTTCTTTTACGAGGTTCGAGGATTGGGAAATTTTCACCCATTCCAGGGCTTTTGATACGATTGGAATCGAACCAAATCGGATTAAATTCCTGTCGTGTCCGCAGCATGTTCGGCCATAGTATGGGGAAGCTTGGGGTGGACAGACGTAACTAACACTATCCACACTAACCATATGCTCCAGGGTTGGGCGATATTTTGGTCGTAAGCGCGTGGGCCACTTTCCTTCGCCTGGGGGATGTTGTTTCTTTAAGCCGCCAAG
This window harbors:
- the LOC131285660 gene encoding uncharacterized protein LOC131285660, with product MEKKLKAAQHKKKVALENIKSLERFVTTFSKDEVGQLPGALERLQQQKEDFFAAMAKLEELDDSSEALESCISDRIDMEERCQRLKAFLRTNLPKETPDSSMLANSTMAFGRPTATNLRLPKIELPTFDGDSTKWLSFRDRFVSMIDDSAELSSIAKLQYLLSSLKGDAALPFEHTPLTNENYAVTWKALLKRYDNTRSLIREYWRKLHFLPVVKSESVEDLTNLVDEFTRHLNGLAKLKEPVEAWDTPLSNMLLMKFDSETILAWEKHSVHFERDKYQELMKFVEDRIQILKSTKSLTIVEDSTIKVAGNARQNTSRRAITNTAAIHKSSGQPRCLLECAENHSLRMCPIFNGKDVQQRRDIVAKKRCCWNCLSNTHLAKDCKSDRSCRTCGERHHSLLHISSTISMGVNSEDETVFLETAVLHLVDDYGTRHEARALLDSGSMSNFISEAFARKLMASRSKVNVSISGIGMASQLVNGSIVATVQSKIQPFATQMEFLILNNPSADIPTTPTDVSSWRMPVDAVLADPSFYIPGRIDIVIGGDAFWEIHSGRKRSLGKGRPWLVETPFGWVVAGNTAQAAKEAPRICHVATSNTPLEVILNRFWECETLPNEATFSAEEDLCEKHYVSTTTRDAAGRYVVSLPFNSNANTILGASKEIADRRWAGMERRLNSNPQMKEAYIKFMKDYERLGHMKKLSEPVDDSVPHYYLPHHAVVKETSTTTKVRVVFDASCKTTSGFSLNDTLLIGPVVQQDLLSIVMRFRAHAIAITADVEKMYRQFLHHAQDKNFLRIRYRENSAEPISTYELQTVTYGTASAPFLATRTLKQIANDHGEQYPRAVSPVLYDFYVDDLLTGADDQTDAIEIVSQVTEMLQSAGLSLKKWASNIPEVLSRIPPEDVAILPTYELRDAQCVSTLGLVWEPALDLLRFRIDLPSTAPIWTRRITMSYIAKIFDPLGLLGPAITVAKLFMQQLWLLKQDGKAWDWDVELPSQVQKEWHKFYSTLHLLREIGTMCGSTGNTLIPEGQPILKHYYTIHGMLDRFHDRDTLVEFLTSTLETICGK
- the LOC131285662 gene encoding fibrinogen-like protein A, whose protein sequence is MAKLDYLQYKLHEMELGQKERDEEFAEKFTKFEGSIENIQWAITRHDQDAGHNLTALQAHSRKILAQQIACANHEKMRMEISQLTQKLNLSIGSYSMLSTRAFSVNSTYSSVPSRLRGSFKSCKEAPANVSGVYWIQLSGNSFTFEAFCEQNTFGGGWLVIQYRYDGSLDFYRNWTEYQQGFGNTSKEFWIGLERLYQLTSQGSYELLVELKAFNGSYRYAHYDEFQIGSESEQYPLKKLGTYSGTASDALIRHAGKKFTTKDRNNESGSNTAVQYEGAWWYSSGSDSNLNGKYKNTDDSKSMFWSKGRTNIQGWAFSKLMIRKI